Proteins encoded by one window of Mustela erminea isolate mMusErm1 chromosome 7, mMusErm1.Pri, whole genome shotgun sequence:
- the LOC116596257 gene encoding uncharacterized protein LOC116596257 isoform X2, with translation MRMACVCQLPRGGGSLSFCPWSKQRNERLCPSLTHLVNVMGGCVLAQRPLASVGILREFPVNGTFLPHLESKRTEQTSKKVIETDTAFISGSSRIGGFALRCICQRGFQEDHGYPTCRSTVSPERGTGCWGHSSPGADQERRVHCPLLLPRRAPREGGGVWVSVPRRAGTDRQTLPHRQPRLRSNSWENLGGISPPRDRHPDAVPVPPVRCLLGSRCPISLASLSPCQGLLLPFSSSSPGSTFPKFPLSAPPSLEDLCSHSRALRLQCGFEEETRSVRVGSSLSRWNPDDWFHGVGERGSEGPACGSSLPTTVGKGPSTRALGPAHLALTRVQTGPQFCTRARSRLSCSARHDRQNLPRRHV, from the exons ATGAGGATGGCCTGTGTGTGCCAGCTTCCCCGTGGTGGCggctctctgtccttctgtccttggTCGAAACAACGTAATGAGAGGCTTTGCCCGTCACTAACTCACTTGGTAAATGTCATGGGGGGATGCGTCCTTGCACAGCGGCCTCTTGCTTCTGTTGGCATTTTGAGGGAGTTCCCAGTGAATGGCACCTTTCTTCCCCATTTAGAGTCTAAACGCACTGAACAAACAAGTAAGAAAGTAATAGAAACAGACACCGCCTTCATCTCTGGCAGCAGCCGAATCGGAGGATTTGCCCTTAGGTGTATCTGCCAAAGGGGCTTCCAGGAAGACCACGG ATACCCCACCTGTCGCTCCACTGTGAGTCCGGAACGGGGCACGGGGTGCTGGGGGCACAGCTCTCCAGGTGCGGACCAGGAGCGCCGAGTGCATTGCCCCCTCCTGCTTCCCCGGCGAGCTCCCCGGGAGggagggggcgtctgggtgtctGTCCCGAGGAGGGCTGGAACAGACCGACAGACACTCCCTCACCGGCAACCAAGACTGAGGAGCAATTCCTGGGAAAATCTGGGCGGAATTTCTCCTCCTCGGGACAGACACCCAGACGCTGTCCCTGTGCCTCCTGTCCGCTGCCTCCTGGGGAGCAGGTGTCCCATCTCACTGGCGTCTCTGTCCCCATGCCAAgggctccttctccccttctcctcctcctcccctgggagCACCTTCCCGAAATTCCCTCTCTCCGCCCCCCCTTCTCTCGAGGATTTATGCTCTCACAGTCGTGCTCTGCGGCTTCAGTGTGGTTTCGAGGAAGAGACGAGGTCCGTGCGTGTGGGCTCCTCCCTGTCACGCTGGAATCCTGATGACTGGTTTCATGGAGTGGGAGAGCGAGGCTCAGAG GGTCCTGCGTGTGGGTCATCACTTCCCACCACTGTGGGGAAGGGTCCGTCCACGAGGGCCCTGGGCCCCGCTCACCTGGCTTTGACCCGGGTGCAGACTGGCCCTCAGTTCTGCACAAGGGCACGTTCACGGCTCTCCTGCTCCGCGAGGCACGACCGTCAGAATCTTCCTCGGCGTCACGTTTGA
- the LOC116596257 gene encoding uncharacterized protein LOC116596257 isoform X1 — protein sequence MRMACVCQLPRGGGSLSFCPWSKQRNERLCPSLTHLVNVMGGCVLAQRPLASVGILREFPVNGTFLPHLESKRTEQTSKKVIETDTAFISGSSRIGGFALRCICQRGFQEDHGYPTCRSTVSPERGTGCWGHSSPGADQERRVHCPLLLPRRAPREGGGVWVSVPRRAGTDRQTLPHRQPRLRSNSWENLGGISPPRDRHPDAVPVPPVRCLLGSRCPISLASLSPCQGLLLPFSSSSPGSTFPKFPLSAPPSLEDLCSHSRALRLQCGFEEETRSVRVGSSLSRWNPDDWFHGVGERGSEVDSEAPVSGQSGPGSQVPRSWLVTVTTPALWAGEGGPAAAPPRVVRSWLSPPPTTQSPELRRCGQAIGTIQS from the exons ATGAGGATGGCCTGTGTGTGCCAGCTTCCCCGTGGTGGCggctctctgtccttctgtccttggTCGAAACAACGTAATGAGAGGCTTTGCCCGTCACTAACTCACTTGGTAAATGTCATGGGGGGATGCGTCCTTGCACAGCGGCCTCTTGCTTCTGTTGGCATTTTGAGGGAGTTCCCAGTGAATGGCACCTTTCTTCCCCATTTAGAGTCTAAACGCACTGAACAAACAAGTAAGAAAGTAATAGAAACAGACACCGCCTTCATCTCTGGCAGCAGCCGAATCGGAGGATTTGCCCTTAGGTGTATCTGCCAAAGGGGCTTCCAGGAAGACCACGG ATACCCCACCTGTCGCTCCACTGTGAGTCCGGAACGGGGCACGGGGTGCTGGGGGCACAGCTCTCCAGGTGCGGACCAGGAGCGCCGAGTGCATTGCCCCCTCCTGCTTCCCCGGCGAGCTCCCCGGGAGggagggggcgtctgggtgtctGTCCCGAGGAGGGCTGGAACAGACCGACAGACACTCCCTCACCGGCAACCAAGACTGAGGAGCAATTCCTGGGAAAATCTGGGCGGAATTTCTCCTCCTCGGGACAGACACCCAGACGCTGTCCCTGTGCCTCCTGTCCGCTGCCTCCTGGGGAGCAGGTGTCCCATCTCACTGGCGTCTCTGTCCCCATGCCAAgggctccttctccccttctcctcctcctcccctgggagCACCTTCCCGAAATTCCCTCTCTCCGCCCCCCCTTCTCTCGAGGATTTATGCTCTCACAGTCGTGCTCTGCGGCTTCAGTGTGGTTTCGAGGAAGAGACGAGGTCCGTGCGTGTGGGCTCCTCCCTGTCACGCTGGAATCCTGATGACTGGTTTCATGGAGTGGGAGAGCGAGGCTCAGAGGTAGACAGTGAAGCCCCAGTTTCGGGCCAGAGTGGCCCTGGGTCTCAGGTCCCCAGGTCCTGGCTGGTCACTGTCACCACCCCTGCCCTGTGGGCGGGTGAAGGGGGCCCAGCGGCAGCCCCGCCCCGTGTAGTCCGGTCCTGGCTGTCCCCCCCGCCCACGACTCAGAGCCCAGAGCTCAGACGATGTGGACAGGCCATTGGCACCATTCAGTCCTAG